Proteins from a genomic interval of Stenotrophomonas sp. 24(2023):
- the hutU gene encoding urocanate hydratase, translating to MTRNDPSRTILAPTGTTLNAKSWLTEAPLRMLMNNLHPDVAERPQELVVYGGIGRAARDWESFDAIVETLKRLDDDQTLLVQSGKPVGVFRTHADAPRVLIANSNLVPRWANWDHFNELDKKGLAMYGQMTAGSWIYIGAQGIVQGTYETFVEMGRQHFGGDLTGKWLFTGGLGGMGGAQPLAAVMAGASCLAVECRKSSIDMRLRTGYLDTWTDNLDEALRLIDESCKAGTPTSVGLLGNVADVLAELLKRGIKPDLLTDQTSAHDPVNGYLPQGWTVEQWDDKRVSAPKDVEKAARASMANHIRAMLGFHALGVPTVDYGNNLRQMALEEGVDNAFDFPGFVPAYIRPLFCRGIGPFRWAALSGDPEDIAKTDAKVKELIPDNPHLHRWLDMAAEKIKFQGLPARICWVGLGDRDRLGLAFNEMVANGELKAPVVIGRDHLDSGSVASPNRETEAMADGSDAVSDWPLLNALLNTASGATWVSLHHGGGVGMGFSQHAGMVIVCDGTEAAAKRIGRVLWNDPATGVMRHADAGYQIAIDCAKEKGLDLPGILG from the coding sequence CACGCTCAACGCCAAGAGCTGGCTGACCGAAGCGCCGCTGCGCATGCTGATGAACAACCTGCACCCGGACGTGGCCGAACGGCCGCAGGAACTGGTGGTGTACGGCGGCATCGGCCGTGCCGCGCGTGACTGGGAAAGCTTCGATGCCATCGTCGAGACCCTGAAGCGGTTGGACGATGACCAGACCCTGCTGGTGCAGTCGGGCAAGCCGGTGGGCGTGTTCCGTACCCATGCCGATGCACCGCGCGTGCTGATCGCCAATTCCAACCTGGTGCCGCGCTGGGCCAACTGGGACCACTTCAACGAGCTGGATAAGAAAGGCTTGGCCATGTATGGCCAGATGACCGCCGGCAGCTGGATCTACATCGGCGCGCAGGGCATCGTGCAGGGCACCTACGAAACCTTCGTGGAGATGGGCCGCCAGCATTTCGGTGGTGACCTGACCGGCAAGTGGCTGTTCACCGGTGGCCTGGGCGGCATGGGCGGCGCACAGCCGCTGGCCGCGGTGATGGCCGGCGCTTCCTGCCTGGCCGTCGAATGCCGCAAGAGCAGCATCGACATGCGCCTGCGCACCGGCTACCTGGACACCTGGACCGACAACCTGGATGAAGCGCTGCGCCTGATCGATGAATCGTGCAAGGCCGGTACACCGACGTCGGTGGGCCTGCTGGGCAACGTGGCCGACGTGCTGGCCGAACTGCTCAAGCGTGGCATCAAGCCGGACCTGCTGACCGACCAGACCTCGGCGCACGACCCGGTCAATGGCTACCTGCCGCAGGGCTGGACCGTCGAGCAGTGGGACGACAAGCGTGTCTCGGCACCGAAGGACGTGGAAAAAGCCGCGCGCGCCTCGATGGCCAACCATATCCGCGCCATGCTCGGCTTCCACGCACTGGGCGTGCCCACCGTGGATTACGGCAACAACCTGCGGCAGATGGCGCTGGAAGAAGGCGTCGACAACGCCTTCGACTTCCCCGGCTTCGTGCCGGCCTACATCCGCCCGCTGTTCTGCCGCGGCATCGGCCCGTTCCGCTGGGCCGCGCTGAGTGGCGACCCCGAGGACATCGCCAAGACCGATGCCAAGGTGAAGGAGCTGATTCCGGACAACCCGCACCTGCACCGCTGGCTGGACATGGCGGCCGAGAAGATCAAGTTCCAGGGCCTGCCCGCACGCATCTGCTGGGTCGGCCTGGGCGACCGCGATCGCCTCGGCCTGGCCTTCAACGAGATGGTCGCCAACGGCGAGCTGAAGGCGCCGGTGGTGATCGGCCGCGACCATCTGGACAGCGGCAGCGTGGCCTCGCCGAACCGCGAAACCGAAGCGATGGCCGACGGCTCCGATGCGGTGTCCGACTGGCCGCTGCTCAATGCCCTGCTCAACACCGCCAGCGGCGCCACCTGGGTGTCGCTGCACCACGGCGGCGGCGTCGGCATGGGCTTCTCGCAGCATGCCGGTATGGTCATCGTGTGCGATGGCACCGAAGCGGCCGCCAAGCGCATCGGCCGTGTGCTGTGGAACGACCCGGCTACCGGCGTGATGCGCCATGCCGATGCGGGCTATCAGATCGCGATCGACTGCGCGAAGGAAAAGGGGCTGGATCTGCCCGGCATCCTGGGCTGA
- a CDS encoding autotransporter domain-containing protein: MFGCFERNGASALGRQPTVAPLLVLVFLILCSLAPASSQAAVPDAPTGVSAAAAPGSAATPASADVSFSAPGNTGGNPILDYTVTASPGGLMATGPASPVTVNGLVRGTRYTFTVTARNADGDSPPSAPSAAVTPQITQTITFTNPGSLNFGTTTTLSASSTSGLQVLLVSQTTNVCDFPSANQLRAKAPGTCTVVARQTGDGTYTPAPEVSQSFQITIPGGAVTIITTSLPNPTRGVAYSQTVVAQNGSPPYSFRLSSGALPNGLVLSPAGQISGFPTASGTYPVTVEVMDLAGQTATQNYVLAVIAPPFVFTPPTLPTGQAGVAYPTTTLGVTGGIAPYSYAVTSGSLPTGLVLSPSGVLSGTPVTTGQATFTVTATDSFGATSSQAYTISLAQPVPVAVDDTGAVAANGSVTLDVTHNDTGPITQLAITQAPAHGSAVITGTQITYTPAQNYVGTDTLQYTATGPGGTSPPATVTLTVSAGPVPVATAQTAVVLAGATVTLKATDGASNGPFTAAAITGPPATGSVQVQGTELRYTAAADFSGTASFDYTLSNVFGASQPARVTLTVNPVPVVAPVAASALAGQSVQVNLSRAARGGPFTAANVLSVSPAAAGTARVQSTPDGYVLSFEAAPTFGGAALIGYTLSNAYASSAVGTVTVTVTPRSDPSQDAEVRGLLSAQADAARRMALGQIGNFQRRLEQLRSGGSGGFSNGITLGAAHAARQPPGNTMAQDLQDASRRYLVQADAQSPATPSAAGLQQPGGLLGEWSLWTGGALNFGTARSGGRDSGTDFTTAGLSLGADRAISSRLSLGGGIGYGHDSSDIGNKGSRSTVDSYSAALYASYRPSEAVFIDALLGYQWLSLDSRRHVTDTGGQVHGSRDGTQWFGSLSSGYRFIGKTLEFTPYARLDAARARLDGFTEQGDAVYALAYQAQTVTLSTATVGALARWAIKHDEAVWSPQLRAEFGRDLQGAQDARLGYADLPGSPLYRTTLYGQSRSHGLLGAGIGVRTASDWMLRAEYQVRLDNSSGNDQSVLLGVEKAFGR, encoded by the coding sequence ATGTTCGGATGCTTCGAACGGAACGGCGCGAGCGCGCTGGGCCGCCAGCCAACCGTGGCGCCGTTGCTGGTGCTGGTGTTCCTGATCCTGTGCAGCTTGGCACCGGCCAGCAGCCAGGCAGCCGTGCCGGATGCACCCACCGGCGTCAGCGCTGCCGCGGCACCCGGCAGCGCGGCCACGCCGGCTTCGGCGGACGTGAGCTTCAGCGCACCGGGAAATACGGGCGGAAACCCGATCCTCGATTACACCGTCACCGCCAGCCCCGGGGGCTTGATGGCGACCGGTCCTGCCAGCCCGGTCACGGTCAACGGCCTGGTCCGCGGCACCCGCTACACGTTCACGGTCACCGCACGCAACGCCGACGGTGACAGCCCGCCGTCGGCGCCCTCGGCCGCCGTCACGCCACAGATCACGCAGACCATCACGTTCACCAATCCCGGTTCACTGAACTTCGGCACCACCACGACGCTGTCGGCCAGCAGTACCTCCGGCCTGCAGGTGCTGCTGGTCTCGCAGACGACGAACGTCTGCGACTTCCCCTCTGCCAACCAGCTGCGTGCCAAGGCGCCCGGCACCTGCACGGTCGTCGCACGCCAGACGGGCGATGGCACCTATACCCCCGCCCCCGAGGTATCGCAGTCTTTCCAGATCACCATCCCCGGCGGCGCGGTAACCATCATCACCACGTCCCTCCCCAACCCCACGCGCGGGGTCGCCTATTCGCAGACCGTGGTCGCGCAGAACGGCTCGCCGCCGTACAGCTTCCGTCTCAGCAGCGGCGCGTTGCCCAACGGGCTGGTGTTGAGCCCTGCCGGGCAGATCAGCGGTTTTCCCACGGCGTCCGGCACCTACCCGGTCACCGTGGAGGTGATGGATCTGGCCGGCCAGACCGCCACCCAGAATTACGTTCTCGCCGTCATCGCTCCGCCGTTCGTGTTCACCCCACCCACCCTGCCCACCGGCCAGGCAGGTGTAGCCTACCCCACCACGACCCTGGGCGTGACCGGCGGCATCGCGCCGTACAGCTACGCCGTCACCAGCGGCAGCCTGCCCACTGGCCTGGTGCTGTCGCCGAGCGGCGTGCTGTCCGGTACGCCGGTCACCACAGGCCAGGCCACCTTCACCGTGACAGCAACCGACAGTTTCGGTGCGACCAGTTCGCAGGCCTACACGATCAGCCTCGCCCAGCCGGTACCGGTCGCGGTGGACGATACCGGTGCCGTCGCTGCCAACGGCAGTGTCACGCTCGATGTGACGCACAATGACACCGGGCCGATCACCCAGCTCGCGATCACCCAGGCACCCGCCCATGGCAGCGCGGTGATCACCGGGACACAGATCACCTACACGCCAGCGCAGAACTACGTCGGCACCGACACGCTGCAGTACACCGCGACCGGCCCGGGCGGTACCTCACCGCCAGCCACGGTGACGCTGACCGTCAGCGCAGGCCCGGTGCCGGTGGCCACCGCGCAGACAGCCGTCGTGCTGGCCGGTGCCACGGTCACCCTCAAGGCCACCGACGGGGCCAGCAATGGCCCGTTCACCGCAGCGGCCATCACCGGCCCGCCCGCCACCGGCAGCGTGCAGGTGCAGGGCACCGAGCTGCGCTACACCGCCGCGGCCGATTTCAGCGGGACGGCCAGCTTCGACTACACCCTGAGCAACGTGTTCGGCGCCTCGCAGCCGGCCCGCGTGACCTTGACCGTCAACCCGGTCCCGGTGGTCGCCCCGGTCGCCGCCAGCGCACTGGCCGGCCAGAGCGTACAGGTCAATCTGAGCCGTGCCGCGCGCGGTGGGCCGTTCACGGCGGCCAACGTGCTGTCAGTGTCCCCCGCAGCCGCCGGCACCGCGCGCGTGCAGTCCACCCCGGACGGCTATGTGCTGAGCTTCGAGGCGGCGCCCACCTTCGGCGGCGCGGCGTTGATCGGCTACACGCTGAGCAATGCCTACGCGAGCTCTGCTGTCGGCACGGTCACCGTGACGGTGACCCCGCGCAGCGATCCCAGCCAGGATGCGGAAGTGCGCGGCCTCCTGTCGGCGCAGGCCGATGCCGCCCGGCGCATGGCACTGGGACAGATCGGCAATTTCCAGCGCCGCCTGGAGCAGCTGCGCAGCGGGGGCAGCGGCGGTTTCAGCAACGGCATTACCCTGGGCGCGGCCCATGCCGCACGCCAGCCACCCGGCAACACGATGGCGCAGGACCTGCAGGACGCCAGCCGGCGGTACTTGGTGCAGGCCGATGCGCAATCACCGGCCACGCCGTCAGCGGCTGGCCTGCAGCAGCCCGGTGGCCTGCTCGGCGAATGGTCACTGTGGACCGGCGGTGCGCTGAACTTCGGCACGGCACGCAGCGGCGGGCGTGACAGCGGCACCGACTTCACCACCGCCGGGCTGAGCCTGGGCGCGGACCGGGCGATCAGCAGCCGCTTGTCGCTGGGCGGCGGCATCGGCTACGGCCACGACAGCTCGGACATCGGCAACAAGGGCAGCCGCAGCACGGTGGACAGCTACAGCGCCGCGCTGTACGCCAGCTACCGGCCGTCGGAGGCCGTGTTCATCGATGCGTTGCTGGGCTACCAGTGGCTGTCGCTGGATTCGCGCCGCCATGTGACCGATACCGGCGGGCAGGTGCACGGCAGCCGCGATGGCACCCAGTGGTTCGGCTCGCTGTCCAGCGGCTACCGTTTCATCGGCAAGACGCTGGAATTCACGCCCTACGCGCGGCTGGACGCGGCGCGTGCGCGCCTGGACGGCTTCACCGAACAGGGCGATGCGGTATACGCGCTGGCCTACCAAGCACAGACCGTGACCCTGTCCACCGCCACCGTGGGTGCGCTGGCACGCTGGGCCATCAAGCACGACGAGGCGGTGTGGTCGCCGCAGCTGCGCGCCGAGTTCGGGCGTGACCTGCAGGGCGCACAGGACGCCCGGCTGGGGTACGCCGATCTGCCCGGCAGCCCGCTGTACCGCACCACGCTGTACGGGCAGTCACGCAGCCATGGCCTGCTCGGCGCGGGCATCGGCGTGCGCACGGCCAGCGACTGGATGCTGCGGGCCGAGTACCAGGTACGCCTGGACAACAGCAGCGGCAACGACCAGTCGGTGCTGCTGGGCGTGGAGAAGGCCTTCGGCCGCTGA
- a CDS encoding serine hydrolase domain-containing protein — MNRLLRPAFALLCLLPGTVLAAAPGLTTRLDAQLQANRDRYGIAGQAVLVAHNGTLLYQGASGERDPATHARASVDTIFAAQSMAKLLTSTLVMQLVDAGKVDLDAPASRYVADLPTAWQAIHVRDFLNHSSGIGEYYERIDNRWVSKGYAGVAPTLAAALKVAGAAPMQFTTGSRVQYTQANYLVLTALLEAQYGTPYPAIARERILRPLKMHSTSWGLASVPVQRAAVPYIGKDGTLQPANEDPWPAYGWGHADLQTTVGDMNRFLQALATGKLVRVATLEKLWQPQALRGGGSNFFSTGWDTTRTDGYTQVGHDGGTRVRVRLAYKGSLADGYWVFVYLTNGSARNVWSSTLVESTMAVAAPRDFPHAVLSERLIAYALDDSPAADPTMQAWLRDTSRVATDALEKAINADGYAIRESLGARAALKVFALNTVLHPASANAWDSLAECHAALGEKDIAEALYAKSRALAKPAP, encoded by the coding sequence ATGAACCGCCTGCTCCGCCCTGCCTTCGCCCTGCTCTGCCTGCTGCCGGGTACCGTACTCGCCGCCGCGCCCGGCCTGACCACCCGACTGGATGCTCAATTGCAGGCCAACCGTGATCGCTACGGCATCGCCGGGCAGGCGGTGCTGGTCGCGCACAACGGCACGCTGCTGTACCAGGGCGCCAGCGGCGAACGTGATCCGGCCACGCACGCACGCGCGAGCGTCGATACCATTTTCGCCGCGCAGTCGATGGCCAAGCTGCTGACCAGCACCCTGGTGATGCAGCTGGTGGACGCAGGCAAGGTCGATCTGGATGCACCGGCCAGCCGCTATGTGGCGGACCTGCCGACAGCCTGGCAGGCGATCCACGTGCGCGATTTCCTCAACCACAGCTCGGGCATCGGCGAGTACTACGAGCGCATCGACAACCGCTGGGTCAGCAAGGGTTACGCCGGCGTGGCGCCCACCCTTGCCGCCGCCCTGAAGGTGGCCGGCGCAGCACCGATGCAGTTCACCACCGGCAGCCGCGTGCAGTACACGCAGGCCAACTACCTGGTGCTGACCGCGCTGCTGGAAGCGCAGTACGGCACGCCCTACCCCGCCATCGCACGCGAGCGCATCCTGCGGCCGCTGAAGATGCACAGTACGTCCTGGGGACTGGCCAGCGTGCCGGTGCAGCGCGCGGCGGTGCCGTACATCGGCAAGGACGGCACACTGCAGCCGGCCAACGAAGACCCGTGGCCCGCCTATGGCTGGGGCCATGCCGACCTGCAGACCACCGTGGGCGACATGAACCGCTTCCTGCAGGCGCTGGCCACCGGCAAGCTGGTACGCGTGGCCACGCTGGAGAAGCTCTGGCAACCCCAGGCCCTGCGCGGTGGTGGCAGCAATTTTTTTTCAACCGGCTGGGATACCACCCGCACCGACGGCTACACCCAGGTCGGCCATGACGGCGGCACGCGCGTGCGCGTACGGCTGGCGTACAAAGGCAGCCTTGCCGATGGCTACTGGGTGTTTGTCTACCTGACCAACGGCAGCGCCCGCAATGTCTGGTCGAGCACGCTGGTGGAAAGCACGATGGCGGTAGCGGCACCGCGGGATTTCCCCCACGCGGTGCTATCCGAACGACTGATCGCCTATGCGCTGGATGACAGTCCCGCCGCCGACCCGACGATGCAGGCCTGGCTGCGCGACACCTCGCGTGTTGCCACCGATGCACTGGAGAAGGCGATCAACGCCGACGGCTATGCCATCCGCGAAAGCCTGGGCGCACGCGCGGCATTGAAGGTGTTCGCCCTCAACACCGTGCTGCATCCCGCCTCGGCCAATGCCTGGGACAGCCTGGCCGAGTGCCATGCCGCGCTCGGTGAGAAGGACATCGCCGAGGCGCTCTACGCGAAGTCGCGTGCGTTGGCCAAGCCCGCCCCGTAG
- a CDS encoding FAD-dependent monooxygenase — MQHTPVLIIGGSLVGLSASLFLSLRGVPHVLVEKHAGSSPHPRAMGFTEHTLEYFRACGLGDAIPHTPPDARLQRVTADSLAGTWGDTLPWTPGEPGAAPADFSPCRGAAIAQDRLEPILREATRARGADLRYGHRLCEWQAVDDGVVAVLEDRSTGERSPIHARWLLACDGADSPIREQLGIAREGVGHLRTLRSVLFRCEQADAWLARGVQQFQIVQPALQGFLTTYGDSRWVLMFNDDQLRSDDELHAAVRKALGADMPVELLATGRWELAGRIARTYREGNVFLLGDAAHQLPPTRGGFGANTGIDDAWNLAWKLQLVLQGVSNEALLDSYSSERQPIGWLRHQQTFARPDYARWVDTPVQAPLYGNAAMELGQLQRSAIVIGAGADLPPAAAPDEWKGQPGTRAPHRWVQRDGVTVSTVDLFVQHFTLVSEDPQWLQAARDAAAKLGLPLATLQPGVDLVVGDSAAFRDAFGIGPHGATLVRPDGVVAWRQASAGEDALAMMMQVLRTVACVA, encoded by the coding sequence ATGCAACACACCCCTGTCCTGATCATCGGCGGCAGCCTGGTAGGCCTGTCCGCGTCCCTGTTCCTGTCACTGCGCGGCGTGCCGCACGTGCTGGTGGAAAAGCACGCCGGCAGTTCGCCGCATCCGCGCGCGATGGGCTTCACCGAACACACCCTGGAGTATTTCCGCGCCTGCGGCCTGGGCGATGCGATTCCGCATACGCCGCCGGACGCGCGCCTGCAGCGGGTGACCGCCGACAGCCTGGCCGGCACCTGGGGCGATACGCTGCCGTGGACGCCGGGCGAGCCGGGTGCCGCACCGGCCGATTTTTCGCCCTGTCGTGGTGCCGCCATCGCCCAGGACCGTCTGGAGCCCATTCTGCGCGAGGCCACGCGGGCCCGCGGGGCTGACCTGCGCTACGGCCATCGCCTGTGCGAATGGCAGGCGGTGGATGATGGCGTGGTGGCCGTGCTGGAAGATCGTTCCACCGGCGAGCGCAGCCCGATCCATGCCCGCTGGCTGCTGGCCTGCGACGGTGCCGACAGCCCGATCCGCGAACAGCTGGGCATCGCGCGCGAGGGCGTCGGCCACCTGCGCACGCTGCGCAGCGTGCTGTTCCGCTGCGAACAGGCCGATGCCTGGCTGGCGCGTGGCGTGCAGCAGTTCCAGATCGTGCAGCCGGCGCTGCAGGGCTTCCTGACCACCTACGGCGACAGCCGCTGGGTGCTGATGTTCAACGATGACCAGCTGCGCAGTGATGACGAACTGCATGCGGCGGTGCGCAAGGCGCTGGGTGCGGACATGCCGGTGGAGCTGCTGGCCACCGGCCGCTGGGAGCTGGCCGGACGCATCGCCCGGACCTACCGCGAGGGCAATGTGTTCCTGCTGGGTGACGCTGCGCATCAACTGCCGCCGACACGCGGTGGATTCGGTGCCAACACCGGCATCGATGACGCCTGGAACCTGGCGTGGAAACTGCAGCTGGTGCTGCAGGGGGTTTCCAATGAAGCGCTGCTGGACAGCTACAGCAGCGAGCGTCAGCCGATCGGCTGGCTGCGCCACCAGCAGACCTTCGCGCGCCCGGATTACGCGCGCTGGGTCGATACGCCGGTGCAGGCACCGCTGTATGGCAACGCGGCGATGGAACTGGGCCAGCTGCAGCGTTCGGCCATCGTGATCGGCGCGGGTGCAGACCTGCCGCCGGCGGCAGCGCCGGACGAATGGAAGGGCCAGCCGGGCACGCGTGCACCGCACCGATGGGTGCAGCGCGACGGGGTGACCGTCTCGACGGTGGATCTGTTCGTGCAGCACTTCACCCTGGTCAGCGAGGACCCGCAGTGGCTGCAGGCCGCGCGCGATGCAGCGGCAAAGCTGGGCCTGCCGTTGGCTACGCTGCAGCCCGGCGTGGACCTCGTGGTGGGCGACAGCGCCGCGTTCCGTGATGCCTTCGGCATCGGCCCCCATGGCGCCACGCTGGTACGCCCGGACGGGGTGGTGGCGTGGCGGCAGGCCAGCGCGGGCGAGGATGCGCTGGCCATGATGATGCAGGTGCTGCGCACGGTGGCGTGCGTGGCCTGA
- a CDS encoding TonB-dependent receptor, with product MPLIPPRSQPALAVLPLSLGLVLASPVHAASADPATTLDTVKVTAATDIEQARAALKRIPGAGNVIDLAQVGQGRIGGTADVLAYQPGISAQSPGNEGVKVSIRGSGINRGPGAHASGIAVSLDGLPLTGPGGTPYELLEPLWLGRVEVLRGANGFERGALALGGAINYVTRSGRDSAGLQLHYEAGSRGYQKRSASYGGVSSDVDYFFAYTDTDFDGYQRHGKGDGKGAVANIGWQISPQLETRFTVRYRETDHETPGRLTRAQIRNDPHAANPANLAIDARRPQPGSTWIGNTTTWTIDDSNTLQAGLAYHRYPMDLNESLYRQQLDYANLNATLDYTHRHTLFGRDSVTTLGLRVTHDLDADVRETLRFASNGYPAGTHTRDFSHHGTDSVLHVGNDLALTDTLRLQTGLAAIHTRRDVQVTWPASDGRINEGTWDYAPRLGFTWQASPQVQWFGNLSRSVEAPHPWSMIWGSNRYFPAGYGASSGRQRAPVPLVNQTATTLELGARGDSAIGRWELTGYSARVLHELLSVELQPVPNLFVAENNASPTAHRGIEAGLDSTLWQGSAGVLSLRQAYTFSDFRYRHDARFGRNMLPGLPRHLYQGELRYQHPSGLYAGVNTEYASRIAVDYANSYWADSHLIFGTRIGFDAPSGRWQAWAELRNIGNRHYAATVTPGYDDAGKDVARSTPGDGRGVYAGLSWRFD from the coding sequence ATGCCCCTGATTCCCCCCCGTTCGCAGCCGGCCCTGGCCGTGCTTCCGCTCTCGCTCGGCCTCGTCCTGGCCAGCCCCGTCCACGCCGCGTCGGCCGATCCGGCCACCACGCTGGACACGGTCAAGGTCACCGCCGCCACCGACATCGAACAGGCCCGCGCCGCGCTGAAGCGCATCCCCGGCGCGGGCAACGTGATCGACCTGGCCCAGGTCGGCCAAGGCCGCATCGGCGGCACCGCCGATGTGCTGGCCTACCAGCCGGGCATCAGTGCGCAGTCGCCGGGCAACGAGGGCGTCAAGGTGTCCATCCGTGGCTCGGGCATCAACCGCGGCCCCGGCGCGCATGCCTCGGGCATTGCCGTCTCGCTCGATGGCCTGCCGCTGACCGGCCCCGGCGGCACCCCCTACGAACTGCTCGAGCCGCTGTGGCTGGGCCGCGTGGAAGTGCTGCGCGGCGCCAACGGCTTCGAGCGCGGCGCCCTGGCGCTGGGCGGTGCCATCAACTATGTCACCCGCAGTGGCCGCGACAGCGCAGGCCTGCAACTGCACTACGAAGCCGGCAGCCGCGGCTACCAGAAGCGCAGCGCCAGCTACGGCGGCGTCAGCAGCGATGTCGATTATTTCTTCGCCTACACCGACACCGACTTCGATGGCTACCAGCGCCATGGCAAGGGCGATGGCAAGGGCGCGGTGGCCAACATCGGCTGGCAGATCAGCCCGCAGCTGGAAACGCGCTTCACCGTGCGCTACCGCGAGACCGACCACGAAACGCCCGGGCGCCTGACCCGCGCACAGATCCGCAATGATCCGCACGCCGCCAACCCGGCCAACCTGGCCATCGATGCACGCCGCCCGCAGCCGGGCAGCACCTGGATCGGCAACACCACCACCTGGACGATCGACGACAGCAACACGCTGCAGGCCGGGCTGGCCTATCACCGCTACCCGATGGACTTGAACGAGAGCCTGTACCGCCAGCAGCTGGACTACGCCAACCTCAACGCCACGCTGGACTACACGCACCGGCACACGCTGTTCGGCCGTGACAGCGTCACCACGCTCGGCCTGCGGGTGACCCACGATCTGGATGCCGATGTGCGCGAGACGCTGCGCTTTGCCAGCAATGGCTACCCGGCTGGCACGCATACGCGTGATTTCAGCCACCACGGCACCGACAGCGTGCTGCACGTGGGCAATGACCTGGCGCTGACCGACACGCTGCGCCTGCAGACCGGCCTGGCCGCGATCCATACGCGCCGCGACGTGCAGGTGACCTGGCCGGCCAGCGACGGCCGCATCAACGAAGGCACCTGGGATTACGCCCCGCGCCTGGGATTCACCTGGCAGGCCTCGCCGCAGGTGCAGTGGTTCGGCAACCTCAGCCGCTCGGTCGAAGCGCCGCACCCGTGGTCGATGATCTGGGGTTCCAACAGGTATTTCCCTGCAGGCTACGGTGCGTCCAGCGGCCGCCAGCGCGCGCCGGTGCCGCTGGTCAACCAGACCGCCACCACGCTGGAACTGGGTGCGCGCGGCGACAGCGCGATCGGACGCTGGGAGCTGACCGGTTATTCCGCCCGCGTGCTGCACGAACTGCTGAGCGTGGAGCTGCAGCCGGTGCCGAACCTGTTCGTGGCCGAGAACAACGCCAGCCCCACCGCGCACCGGGGCATCGAAGCCGGGCTCGACAGCACCCTCTGGCAGGGCAGCGCCGGCGTGCTGTCGTTGCGCCAGGCCTATACCTTCAGCGATTTCCGCTACCGCCACGATGCACGCTTCGGCCGCAACATGCTGCCCGGCCTGCCGCGGCACCTCTACCAGGGCGAGCTGCGCTACCAGCATCCTTCGGGCCTGTATGCCGGGGTCAACACCGAGTACGCCTCGCGCATCGCGGTGGACTACGCCAACAGCTACTGGGCCGACAGCCACCTGATCTTCGGCACCCGCATCGGTTTTGATGCGCCCAGCGGGCGCTGGCAGGCGTGGGCCGAGCTGCGCAACATCGGCAACCGCCACTACGCCGCCACCGTCACCCCCGGTTACGACGACGCCGGCAAGGACGTGGCCCGCTCGACACCGGGCGATGGTCGCGGCGTGTATGCCGGCCTCAGCTGGCGCTTCGACTGA
- a CDS encoding organic hydroperoxide resistance protein, translating into MSQIENVLYTGRTHTVGGRNGSARSDDGRLDITLTPPGSTGAGTNPEQLFAAGWSACFMGAIAKAAAAAKIAVPAGIAVDAEVDLGMGGDAYFLQARLRVHLPGLEREQAEALIAAAHQTCPYSKATRGNIDVQLSLA; encoded by the coding sequence ATGTCCCAGATCGAGAACGTCCTCTACACCGGCCGCACCCACACCGTGGGGGGCCGCAACGGCAGCGCGCGCAGTGACGATGGCCGCCTGGACATCACCCTGACCCCGCCCGGCAGCACCGGCGCCGGCACCAATCCGGAACAGCTGTTCGCGGCCGGCTGGTCGGCCTGCTTCATGGGCGCGATCGCCAAGGCCGCTGCTGCCGCGAAGATCGCCGTGCCGGCCGGCATCGCGGTGGATGCCGAGGTGGATCTGGGCATGGGCGGTGATGCCTATTTCCTGCAGGCACGCCTGCGCGTGCACCTGCCCGGGCTGGAGCGTGAGCAGGCAGAGGCGCTGATCGCCGCCGCACACCAGACCTGCCCGTACTCCAAGGCCACCCGCGGCAACATCGATGTACAGCTGAGCCTGGCCTGA